A single region of the Mycobacterium lentiflavum genome encodes:
- a CDS encoding Acg family FMN-binding oxidoreductase, whose translation MPDALVDIDVLRDAVQLACRAPSLHNSQPWRWVATGSRLLLYIDESRSLPAADKSGREALISCGAVLDHLRVALAAAGWASQVDRFPDPDNSDLLASVDLGPRRPVTDDNRRRADAIAHRRTDRLPFSPPSNWTALEARLQKAVDCATIHLDVIPEELRPQLARASRLTESLRLYDTSYHTELDWWTGHFESADGIPRTSLLSATEDDQVDIGRAFPVSPHNERHTPLGKDQSTVLVLSTDEDTPVDALRCGEALSSVLLECTLAGMATCTLTQLTELWASRDLIASLIGRAAMPQLLIRVGEALGPTEATPMTPRRPLGEVLTFSPNESG comes from the coding sequence ATGCCGGATGCGTTGGTGGACATCGACGTACTCAGGGACGCCGTGCAGCTGGCCTGCAGGGCCCCGTCGTTGCACAACAGCCAGCCCTGGCGGTGGGTTGCCACCGGCTCACGGTTGCTCCTCTACATCGATGAAAGCCGCAGCCTGCCAGCCGCCGACAAATCAGGGCGCGAGGCGCTGATCAGCTGCGGCGCCGTACTCGACCACCTGCGCGTGGCGTTGGCTGCAGCAGGGTGGGCAAGTCAGGTCGATCGCTTTCCTGACCCGGACAACTCGGATCTTCTCGCATCGGTCGATCTCGGCCCGCGCCGGCCCGTCACCGACGACAATCGCCGACGGGCCGACGCCATCGCACACCGCCGCACCGATCGGCTCCCCTTCTCCCCACCGAGTAACTGGACGGCCCTGGAAGCAAGACTGCAAAAAGCCGTCGATTGCGCCACAATTCACCTCGACGTGATCCCCGAAGAGCTGCGGCCACAATTAGCCCGGGCGTCGCGACTCACCGAGTCGCTGCGGCTATACGATACCTCGTATCATACCGAATTAGACTGGTGGACAGGTCATTTCGAGAGCGCCGACGGAATTCCGCGCACCTCACTGTTGTCGGCAACCGAGGACGATCAGGTCGACATCGGAAGAGCCTTCCCCGTTAGTCCGCACAACGAGCGGCACACCCCGCTTGGAAAAGACCAATCCACCGTGCTCGTTCTGTCGACCGACGAGGACACTCCCGTTGACGCTCTGCGGTGCGGCGAAGCGTTGTCGTCGGTGCTGTTGGAGTGCACGTTAGCCGGGATGGCGACCTGCACACTGACCCAACTCACCGAACTGTGGGCCAGTCGCGATCTGATCGCGAGTCTGATCGGACGGGCCGCGATGCCGCAGCTCCTGATCCGCGTCGGCGAAGCACTCGGCCCCACCGAGGCGACCCCGATGACGCCGCGGCGGCCACTGGGTGAGGTTCTGACGTTTAGCCCCAATGAATCTGGTTGA
- a CDS encoding aldo/keto reductase, with translation MKQAHLGDLQVGRIGLGAMGMSAAYSIGGFDDAESIRTVHRAIDLGVTLIDTAEIYGPFVNEELLARALKGRRDRVVLATKFGLISHTGRNGLDSSPASIRVAVDGSLKRLATDHIDLYYQHRLDRDTPIEDTVGALAELVAAGKIRHIGLSEVGVGTIRRAHAVHPLAAVQSEYSLWTRDPEDGILAALRELGIGFVPYSPLGRGFLTGAIRSNAELPDTDYRKTNPRFFDENFRHNLRSADELREISTDIGATPAQVALAWLLAKGPDIVPIPGTKKVARLEENVGADGIELSPEQLSRLDRLTPAAGGHHAEAQMGWIDR, from the coding sequence ATGAAACAGGCTCACCTCGGCGACTTGCAGGTCGGGCGTATCGGCTTGGGCGCGATGGGTATGTCCGCCGCGTACTCGATCGGCGGCTTTGACGACGCCGAATCCATCCGCACGGTGCACCGCGCCATCGATCTCGGCGTCACGCTGATCGACACCGCGGAGATCTACGGCCCCTTCGTCAACGAGGAGCTGCTCGCCCGAGCCCTGAAGGGCCGGCGTGACCGCGTGGTGCTGGCCACCAAGTTCGGTCTGATCTCGCACACCGGACGCAACGGCCTAGACAGCAGCCCCGCCAGCATCCGCGTCGCGGTCGACGGATCGCTGAAAAGGCTGGCGACCGACCACATTGACCTCTACTACCAACACCGCCTTGACCGCGATACCCCGATCGAAGACACCGTTGGGGCGCTGGCCGAGCTGGTCGCCGCCGGCAAAATACGGCACATCGGTCTTTCCGAGGTCGGGGTCGGCACCATTCGCCGCGCGCACGCGGTGCACCCGCTCGCCGCCGTGCAATCGGAGTACTCGCTGTGGACCCGCGATCCCGAAGACGGGATCCTGGCAGCGCTGCGCGAACTGGGCATCGGGTTCGTCCCATACTCACCGCTGGGCCGTGGCTTCCTCACCGGCGCAATACGATCCAACGCGGAGCTGCCCGATACCGACTACCGTAAAACCAACCCGCGCTTCTTCGACGAGAACTTCCGGCACAACCTGCGCAGCGCGGACGAGCTGCGCGAGATCAGCACCGACATCGGCGCCACTCCCGCTCAGGTCGCACTGGCCTGGCTGCTGGCCAAGGGGCCCGACATCGTGCCCATTCCGGGGACCAAAAAGGTTGCGCGCCTTGAGGAAAACGTCGGTGCCGACGGCATCGAACTCTCGCCTGAGCAGCTCTCCCGGCTGGACCGACTCACCCCGGCGGCCGGAGGCCATCACGCCGAAGCGCAAATGGGGTGGATCGACCGCTAG